Proteins encoded by one window of Esox lucius isolate fEsoLuc1 chromosome 4, fEsoLuc1.pri, whole genome shotgun sequence:
- the neil3 gene encoding endonuclease 8-like 3 translates to MVEGPGCTLNGEKIRSKVQRGQKVKRFSGTLTSKTPRNATNMNNFQVFLGCQYTGVETLGKELFLYFGQRALRVHFGMDGSMRINQAEQKSRKGLPAVLEIHLTNDTVCFFDSTVEIRLSEDCEQRVRAMESLDVCSSKFIFSHVEERMRSQSLRMLCDVLLDQAVLPGVGNIIKNEALFDSGLHPSVKVKQLTDTQVHHLVKMTRDFSLLFYKCRKTGSALNKHYKVYKRPHCGQCNGAITVCRLGDNGRMTYFCNRCQTLDPSEVNLSKLPTRNTSVGWTYQGDMSSNDHVAKKEEEEWACQLCTLINQPRSKACDACLTPRPEVPKEAFTPESSLFTSGLIKYPCNAFTKPPEGIKVNRRAVFGTSTLMFTDLSPKTNPVNVPPPLSSTNSQLNSLATARGLNKQYVCHGKTSGPNYASGGWQDRSLELSKGESTGASCSQPHKKIRLDHGLVSTGNIPKNGNYSSPTQIKAPTGGTTKSPPKCPCCVSHGLPSVLRVVTKQGENKGRQFFTCSLPRERQCNFFEWADAHFPSCHHAKRSLMRTVLKLGPNNGRNFYVCSFPKGKQCEFFQWAENGPGIAVLPGC, encoded by the exons ATGGTAGAGGGTCCAGGATGCACACTGAACGGAGAAAAGATTCGTTCGAAGGTCCAGAGAGGACAAAAAGTGAAGAGATTCAGCGGAACCTTAACATCTAAAACACCC AGAAATGCTACCAATATGAACAACTTCCAGGTCTTCCTTGGCTGTCAATATACAGGAGTGGAGACCCTTGGAAAGGAACTCTTTCTTTACTTTGGCCAAAGAGCTCTCAG AGTCCACTTTGGTATGGATGGCTCTATGCGAATCAACCAAGCTGAGCAGAAAAGTAGGAAGGGATTACCCGCTGTGCTGGAGATCCACCTCACCAATGACACTGTCTGCTTCTTTGACTCCACTGTGGAAATCAG ACTCTCTGAGGACTGTGAACAGAGAGTGAGAGCTATGGAGAGTCTGGACGTATGCTCCTCTAAGTTCATCTTCTCCCAcgtggaggagaggatgaggagcCAGAGCCTTAGGATGCTCTGCGATGTGCTCCTAGACCAGGCCGTCCTACCAGGAGTGGGTAACATCATCAAAAACGAGGCCCTGTTTGACTCCGGTCTTCATCCTTCTGTCAAG GTCAAGCAACTAACGGATACCCAGGTCCACCATCTTGTTAAAATGACACGAGATTTCTCGCTTCTGTTTTACAAG TGCCGTAAGACAGGCTCTGCTCTCAACAAACACTACAAAGTGTACAAACGGCCTCACTGTGGTCAGTGCAATGGGGCCATCACGGTCTGTCGCCTCGGAGACAACGGGAGGATGACCTATTTCTGCAACCGTTGCCAGACTCTGGACCCAAGCGAGGTTAACCTGAG CAAGCTCCCAACCAGGAATACTTCAGTTGGCTGGACGTACCAAGGCGACATGAGCAGCAATGACCACGTGGCcaagaaggaggaagaggagtgggcCTGTCAACTCTGCACTCTGATCAACCAGCCAAGGAGCAAGGCCTGCGACGCCTGCCTGACACCAAGGCCTGAGG TCCCCAAAGAGGCTTTCACCCCAGAGAGTTCACTCTTCACCAGTGGTCTCATCAAGTACCCCTgcaatgcttttacaaaaccacCAGAGGGCATCAAAGTCAATCGCAGGGCTGTGTTCGGGACCAGCACCCTGATGTTCACTGACCTCAGCCCTAAGACGAATCCCGTCAACGTTccccctcctctgtcttccacCAACAGTCAATTAAATTCCTTGGCCACGGCAAGAGGTTTAAATAAGCAATACGTCTGTCATGGCAAAACTAGTGGTCCCAATTATGCCTCTGGTGGCTGGCAGGACAGGAGCTTGGAGCTCTCCAAAGGGGAATCAACAGGGGCCTCCTGCAGTCAGCCGCATAAGAAAATAAGGCTTGATCACGGTCTTGTTTCCACTGGTAACATACCCAAAAATGGAAACTACTCAAG CCCCACTCAAATCAAAGCACCAACAGGGGGTACAACAAAGTCCCCTCCCAAATGCCCTTGCTGTGTCTCCCATGGTCTTCCCAGTGTGCTCCGAGTGGTCACCAAGCagggagaaaacaaaggaagacagTTCTTCACCTGCTCGCTCCCCAGGGAGAGACAATGCAACTTCTTTGAG TGGGCAGATGCACATTTCCCATCCTGTCACCATGCAAAACGCAGCCTGATGAGGACTGTACTTAAACTAGGACCAAACAACGGACGTAACTTTTACGTCTGCAGTTTCCCAAAGGGCAAGCAGTGTGAGTTCTTCCAGTGGGCAGAAAACGGTCCAGGAATCGCTGTCCTTCCTGGTTGCTGA
- the aga gene encoding N(4)-(beta-N-acetylglucosaminyl)-L-asparaginase — protein sequence MRLCLILLFLLPFGRATLPLVINTWEFQHAADAAWRALQAGGSVMDAVEKGCSRCEAEQCDGSVGFGGHPDERGETTLDAMIMNGNTMEVGAVGDLRRIKNAISVARAVMEHTEHTLLVGESASQFAENMGFTAEDLTTNNSISVFTQWLKDNCQPNNRKNVSPDPSKYCGPYKPGPTLKHRRRREIDIHAHDTIGMVVIGRDGQIAAGTSTNGANYKVPGRVGDSPIAGAGSYVESAAGGAAATGNGDVMMRFLPSYLAVELMRIGTEPSTACETAISRIKRHNPGFFGAIICANSTGHYGAACNKIPGFTRFPFVVYNSQTNTPLLQSVDCF from the exons ATGCGTCTGTGTTTAATTTTGCTTTTTCTGTTACCATTTGGGCGGGCAACATTGCCTCTTGTTATAAACACATGGGAATTCCAGCATGCTGCTGACGCAG CTTGGAGAGCTCTGCAAGCCGGGGGCTCAGTGATGGACGCAGTGGAGAAGGGCTGTTCCCGCTGCGAGGCCGAGCAGTGTGATGGCAGCGTGGGCTTTGGTGGGCACCCGGACGAGAGGGGAGAGACTACCCTGGATGCCATGATCATGAACGG TAATACGATGGAGGTGGGTGCAGTAGGGGACCTTCGGAGGATCAAGAATGCCATCAGTGTGGCAAGAGCTGTGATGGAACACACAGAGCACACGCTGCTGGTCGGAGAGTCAG CTTCACAGTTTGCTGAGAACATGGGGTTCACTGCTGAAGACCTGACAACAAACAACTCTATCAGCGTTttcacacagtggttgaaggacaACTGCCAACCCAACAATCGGAAG AATGTTTCCCCAGATCCTTCGAAGTACTGCGGACCATACAAACCTGGACCCACGCTGAAGCACAGAAGACGTCGAGAGATTGATATTCATGCACATGATACTATTG GGATGGTCGTGATTGGTCGGGATGGCCAAATTGCAGCAGGAACATCAACCAATGGAGCGAACTACAAGGTCCCAGG GCGTGTAGGGGACTCTCCGATTGCTGGAGCAGGGTCCTATGTTGAAAGTGCTGCAGGCGGCGCAGCTGCAACAGGAAATGGAGACGTCATGATGCGTTTCTTACCTAG CTACCTTGCTGTTGAGTTGATGAGGATAGGAACGGAGCCATCCACTGCTTGTGAGACTGCCATCTCTCGGATTAAGAGACATAACCCAGGGTTCTTTGGGGCTATCATCTGTGCCAATTCAACAGGCCACTACG GGGCTGCTTGCAACAAGATTCCTGGATTCACCAGATTCCCTTTTGTGGTGTACAACTCACAGACCAACACTCCTCTTTTACAATCAGTGGACTGTTTTTAA